The following coding sequences are from one Reyranella humidisoli window:
- a CDS encoding 8-oxoguanine deaminase, with the protein MATLLVKNALVVTMDEQRRELADGGLYAVDGILRNVGPTTSLPATADTVMDLKGHIVLPGLINGHHHLDQTLTRALPAAQNNNLFRWLKAHYELWAARTPEASRTATLVGCAELALSGCTTVFDHAYVFRNGCAVDDQIAAAKEIGIRFAVSRGSMSLGQSKGGLPPDSCVEDEDDILKDCERVIGRYHDAGPGSMTQIVLAPCSPFSVTPELLRQSAALGRRHGIRLHTHLCETVDEERYTLGRYGMRPVEYMRSVDWAGDDVWYAHAIHVNDAEIQEFARAGIGACHCPCSNMRLASGIAPVMKYRRAGVKVGIGVDGSASNDGNHMLGEVRQAMLLARLQIGLRPPEGPDTALSTSDPSRDAEWMTARQALELATLGGASLLGRDDIGALAVGKQCDFFALDLNSLGYAGALADPVAATLFCAPQSARHTVVAGRPVVRDGQIVTIDLDRTVAEHNRHAARLAAMA; encoded by the coding sequence CTGGCGACGCTGTTGGTGAAGAATGCGCTCGTCGTCACGATGGACGAGCAACGCCGCGAACTGGCCGATGGCGGGCTTTACGCGGTGGATGGCATCCTTCGCAATGTCGGTCCGACCACGTCGCTGCCCGCGACCGCCGATACGGTCATGGATCTGAAAGGCCACATCGTCCTGCCGGGATTGATCAATGGCCATCATCATCTCGACCAGACGCTGACGCGGGCGCTGCCGGCGGCGCAGAACAACAATCTCTTCCGCTGGCTCAAGGCGCATTACGAACTGTGGGCGGCGCGCACGCCCGAGGCCAGCCGCACCGCCACGCTGGTCGGCTGCGCCGAACTTGCCTTGTCGGGCTGCACGACGGTGTTCGATCACGCCTATGTCTTCCGCAACGGCTGCGCCGTCGACGACCAGATCGCGGCGGCGAAGGAGATCGGCATCCGCTTCGCCGTTTCGCGCGGCTCGATGTCGCTCGGCCAGTCGAAGGGTGGATTGCCGCCCGATTCCTGTGTCGAGGACGAAGACGACATCCTGAAGGATTGCGAGCGCGTGATCGGCCGCTACCACGATGCCGGGCCCGGCTCGATGACGCAGATCGTGCTGGCGCCCTGCTCGCCCTTCTCGGTGACGCCGGAGCTGCTGCGTCAGTCGGCGGCGCTGGGCCGGCGCCACGGCATCCGCCTGCACACCCATCTGTGCGAGACGGTCGACGAGGAGCGCTACACGCTCGGGCGCTACGGGATGCGTCCCGTGGAATACATGCGGTCCGTCGACTGGGCGGGCGACGATGTCTGGTACGCGCATGCGATCCACGTGAACGATGCGGAGATCCAGGAATTCGCCCGCGCAGGCATCGGCGCCTGCCATTGCCCCTGTTCGAACATGCGACTCGCCTCCGGCATCGCGCCGGTGATGAAGTATCGCCGCGCCGGCGTGAAGGTCGGCATCGGCGTCGATGGATCGGCCAGCAACGACGGCAACCACATGCTGGGCGAGGTGCGGCAGGCGATGCTGCTGGCCCGCCTGCAGATCGGCCTGCGCCCGCCCGAGGGGCCGGATACAGCTCTCTCGACGTCGGATCCGAGTCGCGACGCCGAATGGATGACCGCCCGCCAGGCGCTCGAACTGGCGACGCTGGGCGGTGCCTCGCTGCTCGGCCGCGACGACATCGGAGCCTTGGCTGTCGGCAAGCAGTGCGATTTCTTCGCCCTCGACCTCAACAGCCTGGGCTATGCCGGCGCGCTGGCCGACCCTGTCGCCGCCACGCTGTTCTGCGCCCCGCAATCGGCCCGCCACACGGTCGTCGCCGGCCGACCCGTCGTGCGCGACGGCCAGATCGTGACCATCGACCTCGACCGCACGGTGGCTGAGCACAACCGCCACGCCGCCCGGCTCGCGGCGATGGCCTGA
- the mqo gene encoding malate dehydrogenase (quinone), translating to MADNHTGDFDVVLVGAGIMSMTLATFLKELQPHLKIKILERLEGEAQESSGPWNNAGTGHAANCELNYTPQRPDGSVDISRALEVNVEFDMSRQFWSYLIRKGAIQRADSFIHPVPHMSFVIGADRAAFLKKRHAAMSAHHCYRGMEYSEDHKQIAEWAPLLMEGRDPGQVVAATRMVTGADVNYGALTTNLLNYLRRQDGFSIEFSQEVTDLHRRTDGGWTIDVKDEKTHAKRSLGAKYVFLGAGGAALTLLQKSGIPEADGFAGFPVSGIWLRSGKQEIATRHLAKVYGMAATGSPPMSVPHLDTRYVDDKRWLLFGPFAGFSTKFLKHGSMFDLPLSLRPDNLLQLLAVARDNLPLEEYLIGQVLQTKSHRFDALRDFYPNVDEKDWEFDVAGQRVQIIRKDVARTGKLEFGTEIVHSADSSIVALLGASPGASTAVWIMVHMLENCFHQQLTGHWVPKLKEMIPSYGQDLKTDAALVERVRKDTAEVLGLHTV from the coding sequence ATGGCAGACAATCATACCGGCGATTTCGATGTCGTCCTGGTCGGCGCCGGCATCATGAGCATGACGCTGGCCACCTTCCTCAAGGAGCTGCAGCCGCATCTCAAGATCAAGATCCTCGAGCGGCTCGAGGGCGAGGCGCAGGAGAGCTCCGGCCCGTGGAACAACGCCGGCACCGGCCATGCCGCCAATTGCGAGCTGAACTACACACCGCAGCGTCCCGACGGCAGCGTCGACATCTCCAGGGCGCTCGAGGTCAACGTTGAGTTCGACATGTCGCGGCAGTTCTGGTCGTACCTGATCCGGAAGGGCGCGATCCAGCGGGCGGACTCGTTCATCCATCCCGTCCCGCACATGAGCTTCGTGATCGGCGCCGACCGGGCGGCCTTCCTGAAGAAGCGCCACGCGGCGATGAGCGCGCATCACTGCTACCGGGGCATGGAATATTCCGAGGACCACAAGCAGATCGCCGAGTGGGCGCCTCTGCTCATGGAGGGCCGCGATCCCGGCCAGGTCGTCGCCGCCACGCGCATGGTGACGGGCGCCGACGTGAACTACGGGGCGCTCACGACCAACCTGCTCAACTACCTGCGGCGCCAGGACGGTTTCTCGATCGAGTTCTCGCAGGAGGTAACCGATCTCCATCGCCGGACGGACGGCGGCTGGACGATCGACGTCAAGGACGAGAAGACCCACGCCAAGCGCTCGCTGGGCGCCAAATATGTGTTCCTGGGCGCGGGCGGCGCGGCGCTGACACTGCTGCAGAAGTCCGGCATCCCCGAGGCCGACGGCTTCGCCGGCTTCCCGGTGAGCGGCATCTGGCTGCGCTCGGGCAAGCAGGAGATCGCCACCCGCCACCTGGCCAAGGTCTACGGCATGGCGGCGACCGGATCCCCGCCCATGTCGGTGCCTCACCTCGACACGCGCTATGTCGACGACAAGCGCTGGCTCCTGTTCGGACCCTTCGCCGGCTTCTCGACCAAGTTCCTGAAGCACGGCTCGATGTTCGATCTGCCGCTGTCGCTGCGGCCGGACAACCTCCTGCAGCTGCTGGCCGTGGCGCGGGACAATCTTCCGCTCGAGGAATACCTGATCGGTCAGGTGCTGCAGACGAAGAGCCACCGCTTCGATGCGCTGCGCGACTTCTATCCCAACGTCGACGAGAAGGACTGGGAGTTCGACGTCGCCGGCCAGCGCGTCCAGATCATCCGCAAGGACGTGGCGCGCACCGGCAAGCTGGAGTTCGGCACCGAGATCGTTCACTCGGCCGACTCCTCGATCGTCGCCCTGCTCGGCGCCTCGCCCGGCGCGTCGACCGCCGTCTGGATCATGGTGCACATGCTCGAGAACTGCTTCCACCAGCAGCTCACCGGACACTGGGTGCCCAAGCTCAAGGAAATGATCCCCTCCTACGGCCAGGACCTCAAGACCGACGCGGCGCTGGTCGAGCGCGTCCGCAAGGACACCGCCGAAGTGCTGGGCCTGCACACGGTCTGA
- a CDS encoding cupin domain-containing protein — MRIWTGEDQNSHVEEGWIDLKPGAHGDLLSGKIDVTSASLQETQPGGTYAWHTAPVRQLVITLSGTLDFKTRGEQHFTLAPGDILLAEDTTGGGHTWRLVDDQPWRRLYVVLGKDAPVPFRRATPEDRR; from the coding sequence GTGCGGATATGGACGGGCGAGGACCAGAACTCGCATGTGGAGGAAGGCTGGATCGACCTGAAACCGGGCGCGCACGGCGACCTGCTCAGCGGCAAGATCGACGTCACGAGCGCCTCGCTGCAGGAAACCCAGCCGGGCGGGACCTATGCTTGGCATACCGCGCCGGTTCGCCAGCTCGTCATCACCCTGAGCGGCACGCTCGACTTCAAGACCCGCGGCGAGCAGCATTTCACCCTGGCCCCCGGCGACATCCTGCTGGCCGAGGATACGACCGGCGGCGGGCATACCTGGAGACTGGTCGACGACCAGCCCTGGCGGCGCCTCTACGTCGTGCTGGGCAAGGATGCCCCCGTGCCGTTCAGGCGCGCCACCCCCGAAGATCGCCGTTAG
- a CDS encoding threonine/serine ThrE exporter family protein has protein sequence MADSRAQLTETLDVLLRFGALMLRAGDTAFRVREAMARLAGNMGIENLSLQVTLDAMSATIRRQGETATLTCDVGAPGINAARIGALERLAEASTPGLTPDALGQALDRIERGSPLHALPTVAIAIGLASGAFSYLNGGDLLATGAAVVAGAVGQAGRGLMFRHQLNQYAVTAVCAVIASGLYCLIVFGLAGRGFSAPLAVGFISSALFLVPGFPLVASLLDLVQHQTLAGVARLFYAIMILLAAAFGLSAVAAVAGLTDVSAPAAAVGPDAMTVVWRAVASFAGGCGFALLYNSPLRTVLTVGLLSLIGNELRLALHDLGLILPAATFVGALVVGLLASLGKHWLHEPRICFTVPGIIIMTPGILAFRTIVLLNDGNVLAAIEAGAGCCFIVGGMALGLATARFMSERRWIVER, from the coding sequence ATGGCCGATTCGCGGGCCCAGCTCACCGAGACCCTCGACGTCCTGCTGCGGTTCGGCGCGCTGATGCTGCGCGCCGGCGACACCGCCTTCCGCGTACGCGAGGCGATGGCCCGGCTGGCCGGCAACATGGGGATCGAGAACCTGTCGCTGCAGGTGACGCTCGACGCCATGTCCGCCACGATACGGCGGCAGGGCGAGACCGCCACGCTGACCTGCGATGTCGGCGCACCGGGTATCAATGCGGCGCGAATCGGCGCGCTCGAAAGACTTGCCGAAGCCAGCACGCCCGGCCTGACGCCGGACGCCCTAGGGCAGGCCCTCGACAGGATCGAACGGGGATCGCCGCTCCACGCCCTGCCGACCGTGGCCATCGCCATCGGCCTGGCGTCGGGAGCCTTCTCCTACCTGAACGGCGGCGACCTGCTCGCGACCGGTGCGGCGGTGGTCGCCGGCGCCGTCGGCCAGGCGGGACGCGGACTGATGTTCCGGCATCAGCTCAACCAGTATGCCGTTACCGCCGTCTGTGCGGTCATCGCGTCCGGTCTCTACTGCCTGATCGTCTTCGGCCTCGCCGGCCGCGGCTTCTCCGCCCCGCTCGCCGTGGGCTTCATCTCCTCGGCGCTTTTCCTGGTGCCGGGCTTTCCGCTGGTCGCCTCGCTGCTCGATCTGGTGCAGCACCAGACCCTGGCCGGCGTCGCGCGGCTCTTCTACGCCATCATGATCCTGCTGGCCGCCGCCTTCGGCCTGTCGGCCGTGGCGGCCGTCGCCGGCCTGACGGACGTATCGGCACCCGCTGCGGCTGTCGGCCCGGATGCGATGACCGTCGTGTGGCGCGCGGTGGCGAGCTTCGCCGGCGGCTGCGGCTTCGCGCTCCTCTACAACAGCCCCCTTCGAACGGTGCTGACCGTCGGTCTGCTGTCGCTGATCGGCAACGAGCTGCGGCTGGCGCTGCACGATCTCGGCCTGATCCTGCCGGCCGCGACCTTCGTGGGCGCACTGGTCGTCGGCCTGCTGGCGTCGCTGGGAAAACACTGGCTCCACGAGCCGCGCATCTGTTTCACCGTGCCCGGCATCATCATCATGACGCCCGGCATCCTTGCCTTCCGTACGATCGTGCTGCTGAACGACGGCAACGTGCTGGCCGCCATCGAGGCGGGCGCGGGCTGCTGCTTCATCGTGGGTGGCATGGCGCTCGGCCTGGCCACCGCCCGCTTCATGAGCGAGCGGCGCTGGATCGTGGAGCGCTAG